One segment of Micromonospora parathelypteridis DNA contains the following:
- a CDS encoding ECF transporter S component has product MNSTTDTSRWRTIDIVVASVIAVAFGVIFWAWGLVWSATEGAFAFFPPAQTLLYGVWLMPAVIGGLVIRKPGAALYCETVAAVLSALLGSQWAGTVIPQGIVQGIGAELAFAAFRYRSFRLPTAMLAGALTGLSAALFDFFVWNVDYALADYRIPYALLTIVSATVIAGAGGWLLTRALANTGVLDRFPVAQDRALI; this is encoded by the coding sequence ATGAATTCCACCACCGACACCAGCCGCTGGCGGACCATCGACATCGTGGTCGCCTCGGTGATCGCGGTCGCCTTCGGCGTCATCTTCTGGGCGTGGGGCCTGGTCTGGAGCGCCACCGAGGGCGCGTTCGCCTTCTTCCCGCCGGCGCAGACGCTGCTCTACGGCGTCTGGCTGATGCCGGCCGTGATCGGCGGTCTGGTCATCCGCAAGCCCGGCGCCGCGCTCTACTGCGAGACGGTGGCCGCCGTCCTGTCCGCGCTGCTGGGCAGCCAGTGGGCCGGCACGGTCATCCCGCAGGGCATCGTGCAGGGCATCGGCGCCGAGTTGGCGTTCGCCGCCTTCCGGTACCGGTCGTTCCGCCTGCCGACCGCGATGCTGGCCGGCGCGCTGACCGGCCTCAGCGCCGCGCTCTTCGACTTCTTCGTCTGGAACGTCGACTACGCGCTGGCCGACTACCGCATCCCGTACGCGCTGCTCACCATCGTCAGCGCCACCGTGATCGCCGGCGCCGGCGGCTGGCTGCTGACCAGGGCCCTGGCCAACACGGGAGTCCTGGACCGCTTCCCGGTAGCCCAGGACCGCGCGCTCATCTGA
- a CDS encoding alpha/beta fold hydrolase, with protein sequence MRVDARGFTFEVTAGGPPDGVPALLLHGFPQHSGEWDDVVPTLHAAGLRTYALDQRGYSPDARPARVADYRIPELVADVVAVLDALGLDAVHLVGHDWGAIVAWAVAAGHPDRVRTLTAVSVPHPAAMAQALATDSQQKARSSYIALFRKPDKAEKVLLAWHATALRKLLGGVGDARRVDRYADPMREPGVLTAALNWYRAMSRADLAGVGPVAVPTTYVWSDRDVAIGRTAAEACAANVIGEYRFVQLPGVSHWIPDTAPGPLAEAILARAGKTA encoded by the coding sequence ATGCGGGTCGACGCGCGAGGTTTCACGTTCGAGGTAACCGCCGGCGGACCGCCGGACGGCGTACCCGCCCTGCTGCTGCACGGTTTCCCGCAGCACAGCGGCGAATGGGACGACGTCGTGCCGACGCTGCACGCGGCCGGGCTGCGCACGTACGCGCTGGACCAGCGCGGCTACTCGCCGGACGCCCGACCCGCCCGGGTGGCCGACTACCGGATCCCCGAGCTGGTCGCCGACGTGGTGGCGGTGCTCGACGCCCTCGGGCTGGACGCTGTCCACCTGGTCGGCCACGACTGGGGAGCGATCGTGGCGTGGGCGGTCGCCGCCGGGCACCCGGATCGGGTCCGCACGCTGACCGCGGTGTCCGTGCCACATCCGGCGGCGATGGCGCAGGCCCTGGCCACCGACAGCCAGCAGAAGGCCCGCTCGTCGTACATCGCGCTGTTCCGCAAGCCGGACAAGGCCGAGAAGGTGCTGCTGGCGTGGCACGCGACCGCGTTGCGCAAGCTGCTCGGCGGGGTGGGCGACGCGCGCCGGGTGGACCGCTACGCCGACCCGATGCGCGAGCCGGGGGTGCTCACCGCCGCGCTGAACTGGTACCGGGCGATGTCCCGCGCCGACCTGGCCGGCGTCGGCCCGGTCGCGGTGCCCACCACGTACGTCTGGAGTGACCGGGACGTCGCCATCGGCCGGACCGCCGCCGAGGCGTGCGCGGCCAACGTCATCGGTGAATACCGCTTCGTGCAGCTGCCCGGGGTGAGTCACTGGATCCCGGACACGGCGCCAGGCCCGCTCGCCGAGGCGATCCTGGCCCGAGCCGGCAAGACGGCCTGA